One segment of Ignavibacteria bacterium DNA contains the following:
- a CDS encoding cupin domain-containing protein → MDIKPGSPIEIAESLQEYWSPRIIAEVDDVYIKVAKVKGDFVWHQHDDEDEYFYVLRGTFVIQLEGDVFTLSAGESVVIPKGTRHCPRADEECLLMVIERKTTLHTGNVKSDLTKSIDQQWSPSRLRESRTPGVTPGE, encoded by the coding sequence ATGGATATCAAACCAGGCAGCCCCATAGAGATCGCAGAGTCTCTGCAAGAGTATTGGTCCCCGCGGATCATCGCAGAAGTCGATGACGTCTATATCAAGGTCGCCAAAGTCAAGGGCGACTTCGTATGGCATCAACACGATGACGAAGACGAGTACTTCTATGTCCTCAGGGGAACATTCGTGATACAACTCGAGGGAGATGTATTCACGCTTAGTGCCGGCGAGTCGGTGGTTATACCCAAGGGGACACGACACTGTCCGCGAGCGGATGAAGAGTGTCTGCTCATGGTTATTGAACGCAAGACAACTCTACACACCGGGAATGTGAAGAGCGATCTAACCAAGAGCATCGACCAGCAATGGTCTCCCTCACGACTCCGGGAGAGTAGGACTCCGGGAGTGACTCCGGGAGAGTAA